A window of Zingiber officinale cultivar Zhangliang chromosome 5A, Zo_v1.1, whole genome shotgun sequence contains these coding sequences:
- the LOC121979448 gene encoding tubulin beta chain-like, with protein MREILHIQGGQCGNQIGAKFWEVTCDEHGIDSTGKYVGDSDLQLERINVYYNEANGSRYVPRAVLMDLEPGTMDSIRSGPVGKIFRPDNFVFGQSGAGNNWAKGHYTEGAELIDAVLDVVRKEAENCDCLQGFQVCHSLGGGTGSGMGTLLISKIKEEFPDRMMLTFSVFPSPKVSDTVVEPYNATLSVHQLVENGDECMVLDNEALYDICFRTLKLATPTFGDLNHLISATMSGVTCCLRFPGQLNSDLRKLAGSHR; from the exons ATGAGGGAGATTCTTCACATCCAGGGCGGGCAATGCGGGAACCAGATCGGCGCCAAGTTCTGGGAGGTCACATGCGACGAGCACGGCATCGACAGCACGGGCAAGTACGTGGGTGACTCCGATCTCCAGCTCGAGCGGATCAATGTCTACTACAACGAGGCCAACGGCAGCCGCTACGTGCCGCGTGCCGTTCTCATGGACCTCGAGCCCGGCACCATGGATTCCATCAGATCGGGGCCCGTCGGCAAGATCTTTCGCCCCGACAACTTCGTTTTCGGCCAGTCCGGAGCCGGCAACAACTGGGCCAAGGGGCACTACACCGAAGGCGCTGAACTCATCGATGCTGTCCTCGATGTCGTCCGCAAGGAGGCCGAGAACTGCGACTGCTTGCAAG GATTCCAAGTATGCCACTCATTGGGAGGAGGAACAGGCTCTGGAATGGGCACCCTTCTTATCTCCAAGATTAAAGAGGAGTTCCCTGATAGGATGATGTTAACGTTCTCTGTTTTCCCATCGCCTAAGGTGTCTGACACCGTCGTGGAGCCTTACAATGCCACATTGTCTGTTCACCAGCTGGTCGAGAACGGCGATGAATGCATGGTCCTGGACAATGAAGCTCTCTACGACATCTGCTTCCGCACCCTCAAGCTCGCCACTCCTACTT TTGGAGACCTTAATCATCTGATCTCTGCCACGATGAGCGGCGTCACCTGCTGCCTTCGCTTTCCCGGCCAGCTGAATTCTGACCTCCGGAAGCTGGCT GGTTCGCACCGCTGA